The region GCTCCGCGGCGCGATCCCCCGCCCGCCCGTGGAGCCACACCCCAAGGCGCGCCGCCTCCGGCGCGGAAAGCCCGGCGCCGAGAAGAGCGGCGATCGTCCCGGTGAGAACATCCCCCGATCCGGCCGTCGCCATCCCCGGGTTCCCGCTCGTGTTGATGGAAACGATCCCTTCCGGATCGGCGACGAGGGTCGGGTTCCCCTTGAGAAGAAGGACCGCGCGAAACGCCGCGGCCCACTCGCGCACGAAGCCAGTCCGATCGGCGAGGATCGACTCGCGGCGCGCGCCGGAGAGCGCCTCGAGCTCGCCGAGGTGCGGCGTGAAAACGATCCGCGCTCTCGATGAGGCGATCGCGTCTTTTTCCCCCGCGATCGCGTGGAGGCCGTCCGCGTCGATGACGAGCGGCCCTCCCCATCCGGCGAGAACGCGCCGGAGGAACGCGCGCGGTCCATCGCCGCGCCCGAAACCCGGCCCGACCGCGAGCACATCGAACCTCCCCGGGTCCGCGAGAAGAAGCGCGGCCCCCTTCTCCGTGTGGGAGCCGTCCTCGTCGGCGAGCGCGAGGGTCATCAGCTCGAGGACGGCGCCGGCGTAAGCCCCGCGGAGCGACGCGGGAAGGCCGAGCGTGACGAGCCCGCCTCCGGTCCGAATCGCGGCCCGCCCCGCGAGAAGGGGCGCGCCGGTATAGTTCGGCGATCCTCCCGCGATCAGAATCCGCCCGAAGTGCCCCTTGTGCGCGTCGCGCGCGCGGGGGCGGACGAGCCGGCGCGCCGCTTCTTCGTCGAAAAGAAACGCGCGCCCTCCCGCCCCCTCGAGCGCCTTCTCCGGCATCCCGATCGGAACCGTGACGATCTCGCCTGCGTGCGCGCGCCCCGGATGGAGATAGAGCCCGACCTTCGGGCGGCAGAGGGTGATCGTGAGGTCGGCGCATACCGCTTCGCCTTCGACAAGGCCGCAGAGGCCGTCCACGCCGGAAGGGATGTCGATCGCGGCGACCACGCCGCGCGCGCGCCGGGAGAGGCGGATCGCCTCGGCGATCCTTCCGCGCGGCGCGCCGGAGAAGCCAGTCCCGAGAAGCGCGTCGACGACGACATCCGCCCGCTCGATCCGCCTCGCGGCGCGATCGTCCTGCGTCGAATCGGGAAGCTCGTGGATGAGAATGCGCGGGGAGCACGCCGCTTGGAAGCTCTCCGCCGCGTCGCCGGCAAGCTCCTCGGCGCGACCGAAGAGGAAGATCTCGACGAGCGCACCGCGGTCCGCCAGCCAGCGGGCGGCGCCGAACCCGTCGCCGCCGTTGTTCCCCTTCCCGGAGAGGACGGCGAACCGGTTTCCGTACGATCCGAAGCGATCGAGGAGGACGCGCCCGACCTCGGAGCCGGCCCGGCGCATCAGGTCGATGCCGGGGACGCCGAGCGCGTCGATCGCGATCCGGTCCGCCCGGCGCATTTCCTCCGGCGTGAGAACCTGCATGAAGCTCCGCTCCGAGAAGGAGATGGAAAGAGGCGGGGGATCTTTCGCCGAACGCTCCGGCCGCAAGGGAGGGTCCGGCTACTTCACCGACTGCCCGAGGCGCCGGCCCAAGCTGATCTCGCCGTTGTCGATGCGGACATTGAACCCGCAGTCCGGGTTCGAGCAGACCCATGCCTTGTACTGGATCGGCGCGCCGTCCCGCCCGTAATCCGACAGAGGCAACAGAACGCCGTTCGAGCACTGCTTACACGCGGGAAAGCCTCCCAACATCACGCCGTCTCCTCCCATCAAGCTCATCCGGAATCCTCCGCCGGGATCGTGCCCGCGCCTCTCTCGCGGCCGCGGATCGCGCCTCGCGAGCGGACACGCACGCCGAATCCGCGCGGGTTTTCGGTGCCCGAAAAACTCGAAGGGGAAACTATCACCGGGAGGATGCGAGCGTCAACTTGTTTTTTCGCCAGCGGTTCGCGCGCCGCGATCAGAGAAGACGGAGGCAGGGCCGTGCATCGGGAGGAGGATGCGGACCTCGCCGTCGCCGACGGTGAGCTCGCCGCCCAACTCCCTCCAGAGCTCCTCGGCCGCCTGCACGCGACGGTCGTTGCAGATGGCGTGCGCGCCCCCTTCCACCGGACCGGCGCCGATCCCGATCCAGACATCGTCGCCGCGCTGGGCGGTGCGGATGTGGATTGCCTTGCCGGGGCCGGCGGCGTCGAGGAAGCGGTCGAGCACGTAGTAGAACGCCTCGAAGAGGGTGTTCGGCCGGGAGAGGATGAGCGGGAGGTCGCCGAGGTGGCGATCGAAGAAGGCCGAGCGCGCCCGGTCTTCCGGAAGGCTGCGGATCACCAGCTCGATCTGGTCGCGGAGGTCGACCGGCGTCCACTCCTCGCGAACCGGAACCGTTCCATCCTCGGCGCTCAGCGAGCGGCGAAGATCGACGAGAAGGGCGCGCGTTTCGTCCTGCACCGAGATCGCATCCTCGAGAAGGAAGGCGAGCGCGATCACCTTCTCGAAGCGTTTGATCTCGTCGAGGGTCTTCTTTCGCTCGTCGAGCGTGAGCGATTCGTCCGCGACGAGACGGTAAAGCCGAAGGAGCGCAGAGAGGTCCTCGCGATAGCCGCCGAGGATCTCGAGGTTCTCGCCGATCCGGGCGACCAGATCCTCCGCGGGCGGGAGCGGCCGGGGCGTTTCGGCGGGCTCGGGAGCGGGCGGCGCGGGGCGCGCCGGCTTGGCCTCGTCCGTGGTCCGCCTCGCGCCGTGCCCTTTCTCGGAAAGGAAGCGCTCGACCTCGTGGCGGAACTCGGCGCTCACCCTCTCTTTTCGGGTGACCTGCCGCGCCGGGCGCCGGCGCGCAAGATAAATGAAGAAACAGTTGAGGAGACCGCCCGCCAGGAGGGCGCCGCCGAGGATCGGGCTCGCCCCATCCGGCGAGAGGCCGCCCACGCCGACCCAGACGACGGCGAGCGCGGTCACGAGAACTGCCGACACGACGAGCGCGGCGCGCGTGCGCGGAATGCCCAAGCTCTGTCCTCCCCGGCGACCCGGTTTTCGGCCGAACCGGGCGGTCCGGCGCTACCCCGATCATCGGCCCCGGAGAGAGGATCTTGAGCCGGAAGTCGGTGCCGGGAAGACGGTTGGGCGGTCGGGGAGGCCTACTTCCGGTGGTGGGGGACGGAACCCGGGGTCGAGATCGGCGCCGGACGATGAGGCGTTCCGGTCTTCGTGTCCCGGCGCGGAAATCCCGGAATAGACGCTTCCTGCTCCGACCCGAAGCCAGCCTCGGCCGGGTTTTTCCACGAAGAAGCCCCGGCCGAAAGCCGAAAGGAAGACCGAAATGGAGACAGCGTCCCCGGAATTAGAGGAGAAATCAGCATGGTGTCCCCGGAATCACCGCAACCCGAGGAACACGTCATGCCCGCCCTCGCAGTTCGAGTGGTGCGCGAAGGGGACCGCGAGCGGCTCGAAACCGGCGGCGGCGATGAGCTCCCGCCACACGGCTCGAGGAAAGAGCCCCATCCGGTGTCGGTCGTGGACGACCTCGACGGCGCCGTTCTCGTCTCTCAATAGGTACGCCATGTCGGTCACGTACATGTCGGTCCTCGAGTCGGGAACCCATCGCCATTCGAGAAAGCGGAGCGCCCGCCCATTCCCGTCGCTGCCGCCGGTCTCGATGCCCGGCGTGAAGGTCTCCCTGACGAAATCCGGCTGGAACAGCGCGATCCCGCCGGGGGCGGTGTGCGCGAAGGCCGTGGCGATGGCGCGGACAAGGTCGGCGCGCGAGGTCATGTAGCTGACCGCATCGTGCACCAGGACGCAATCGAAAACGCGCTCGAGCCGGATCGAGCGCATATCGCCCTGGATGTGCTCGCACTCCGGATTGAGGCGGCGGCTCACCCCGAGCATGGCGGGCGCACGATCGACGAGCGTGCAGACGAGCGTCCCCTTGAGGTGCGCGGCATTGTGGCCGCCCCCGCTGCCGAGATCAAGCAGGGTCCTGGGCGGTCGCCGGCAGTGGGTCTCGAAGAGACGCCTGTAGAATGCGGCCTCCTCGACGTAGTCGCCGACCGGGGTCAACAGCGGGTACCAGTCCGCCAGCTCGCGGTAGAGCCGGGGAACTTCCTCCTCTCCAGAGACAGGAACGGGCGTGGTCATCCGATCTCCTCGCGCTTCGCCGGCCTCCTCGCCGTGCGCGTCGCGGCGTGGCCGCCG is a window of Candidatus Eisenbacteria bacterium DNA encoding:
- a CDS encoding class I SAM-dependent methyltransferase, which codes for MTTPVPVSGEEEVPRLYRELADWYPLLTPVGDYVEEAAFYRRLFETHCRRPPRTLLDLGSGGGHNAAHLKGTLVCTLVDRAPAMLGVSRRLNPECEHIQGDMRSIRLERVFDCVLVHDAVSYMTSRADLVRAIATAFAHTAPGGIALFQPDFVRETFTPGIETGGSDGNGRALRFLEWRWVPDSRTDMYVTDMAYLLRDENGAVEVVHDRHRMGLFPRAVWRELIAAAGFEPLAVPFAHHSNCEGGHDVFLGLR
- a CDS encoding NAD(P)H-hydrate dehydratase, translated to MQVLTPEEMRRADRIAIDALGVPGIDLMRRAGSEVGRVLLDRFGSYGNRFAVLSGKGNNGGDGFGAARWLADRGALVEIFLFGRAEELAGDAAESFQAACSPRILIHELPDSTQDDRAARRIERADVVVDALLGTGFSGAPRGRIAEAIRLSRRARGVVAAIDIPSGVDGLCGLVEGEAVCADLTITLCRPKVGLYLHPGRAHAGEIVTVPIGMPEKALEGAGGRAFLFDEEAARRLVRPRARDAHKGHFGRILIAGGSPNYTGAPLLAGRAAIRTGGGLVTLGLPASLRGAYAGAVLELMTLALADEDGSHTEKGAALLLADPGRFDVLAVGPGFGRGDGPRAFLRRVLAGWGGPLVIDADGLHAIAGEKDAIASSRARIVFTPHLGELEALSGARRESILADRTGFVREWAAAFRAVLLLKGNPTLVADPEGIVSINTSGNPGMATAGSGDVLTGTIAALLGAGLSAPEAARLGVWLHGRAGDRAAERKGEAGLVAGDLIESLPDALRPLEEEAGAR